One stretch of bacterium DNA includes these proteins:
- a CDS encoding tetratricopeptide repeat protein, whose translation MTNRIAIMLTAAILATTSIASCSSTGKPDSLYAKASVAGQQTLLESSRKAAESAIRASERSEKKDLAMGGIDSSERCLMAAPENPGCYYWRAVNTGLYHSVHVSDYQKGVKRMVSDCEKVIGIDPDYENAGAYRMLGQLYTRLPQTAIHPGSVIRDLDRAEDYLRKAVQISPDYPENHLALAETLLENGKAKEAMEELILSNELAPQWRKDISYEQWRHESLALERKIEDKSGD comes from the coding sequence ATGACGAATCGCATCGCGATAATGCTCACCGCGGCCATCCTTGCCACAACATCCATCGCATCATGCTCGAGCACCGGAAAACCGGATTCGCTTTACGCCAAAGCCAGCGTCGCCGGCCAGCAGACCCTGCTCGAATCCTCCCGCAAGGCTGCGGAATCCGCGATACGCGCATCGGAACGCTCTGAAAAGAAAGACCTCGCCATGGGCGGGATCGATTCATCCGAACGCTGCCTCATGGCCGCGCCCGAAAATCCGGGCTGTTACTACTGGCGCGCGGTCAACACCGGCCTCTACCACAGCGTGCACGTCTCGGACTACCAGAAGGGCGTGAAGCGCATGGTGAGCGACTGCGAAAAGGTGATAGGGATCGATCCGGACTATGAAAACGCCGGCGCATACCGCATGCTCGGTCAGCTGTACACCAGGCTCCCGCAGACCGCCATACACCCCGGAAGCGTGATCCGCGACCTGGATCGCGCAGAGGACTATCTGCGCAAGGCGGTGCAGATCTCCCCCGACTATCCCGAGAACCATCTCGCTCTCGCAGAGACTCTCTTGGAAAACGGGAAGGCCAAAGAGGCGATGGAGGAGCTCATCCTCTCCAACGAGTTGGCGCCCCAATGGCGCAAGGACATATCCTACGAGCAATGGCGACACGAGTCGCTTGCGCTCGAGCGCAAGATAGAGGACAAATCCGGAGACTGA
- a CDS encoding glutamate decarboxylase encodes MLHHRHDLSKMNEEERMISPTFGSRELREPVPRYKLPPGEMRARSAYQIVHDELMLDGNARLNLATFVTTWMEPEARQLMSETFDKNMIDKDEYPQTAEIEMRCVNILSHLFHAPEAGQACGCSTTGSSEAAMLGGMAFKWKWKERMRARGKPTDRPNMVMGVDVQVCWEKFCRYWEIEPRLIPMEKGRYCINADEVIKRCDENTIGVVAIMGTTFTGEYEPVKEINDALDKYNAKTGYAIPIHVDGASGGFIAPFLQPKLDWDFRLKWVKSINVSGHKYGLVYPGVGWAIWRDTAELPDDLVFKVNYLGGDMPTFALNFSRPGNQIVAQYYNFLRLGHDGYRRIQQACQEVATYLSGKLEKMGPFECVTRGTDIPVFAFKLKDGAQPNFSVFDLSEMLRHRGWLVPAYTMPENCTDLAVLRIVVKEGFSRDMANLLLEDVGRALKHFEGQGVSRVAKKSSTGKVRC; translated from the coding sequence ATGCTCCATCACAGGCACGATCTCAGCAAGATGAATGAAGAGGAACGGATGATCAGCCCCACGTTCGGGTCGCGCGAACTCCGCGAGCCGGTGCCCAGGTACAAGCTCCCCCCGGGGGAGATGCGCGCGCGGAGCGCCTATCAGATCGTCCACGACGAGCTGATGCTTGACGGCAACGCGCGGCTCAACCTCGCCACCTTCGTCACCACTTGGATGGAGCCGGAGGCGCGGCAGCTGATGAGCGAGACCTTCGATAAGAACATGATCGACAAGGACGAGTATCCCCAGACCGCGGAGATCGAGATGCGCTGTGTGAACATCCTGTCGCATCTCTTCCACGCGCCCGAGGCTGGCCAGGCATGCGGCTGCTCCACCACCGGGTCCTCCGAGGCGGCGATGCTCGGCGGGATGGCGTTCAAGTGGAAGTGGAAGGAGCGGATGCGCGCCAGGGGAAAGCCGACCGACAGGCCTAACATGGTCATGGGCGTCGACGTCCAGGTCTGCTGGGAGAAGTTCTGCCGTTACTGGGAGATCGAGCCCCGACTCATCCCTATGGAGAAGGGGCGCTACTGCATAAACGCGGATGAGGTCATCAAACGCTGCGACGAGAACACGATTGGCGTCGTGGCGATCATGGGCACGACCTTCACGGGCGAGTACGAGCCCGTGAAGGAGATCAACGATGCGCTGGACAAGTACAACGCGAAGACCGGCTACGCCATCCCGATTCATGTCGACGGGGCCAGCGGCGGATTCATAGCGCCGTTCCTGCAGCCGAAGCTCGATTGGGATTTTCGCCTCAAGTGGGTGAAGTCCATCAACGTCTCCGGGCACAAGTACGGATTGGTCTATCCCGGCGTCGGCTGGGCGATCTGGCGCGACACCGCGGAGCTCCCCGACGACCTCGTCTTCAAGGTGAACTACCTGGGCGGCGATATGCCCACCTTCGCGCTCAACTTCTCCCGTCCGGGCAACCAGATCGTGGCACAATATTACAATTTCTTGCGGCTGGGGCACGACGGTTACCGGCGGATACAGCAGGCATGCCAGGAGGTGGCGACCTATCTCTCCGGGAAGCTGGAGAAGATGGGGCCCTTCGAGTGCGTGACGCGCGGGACGGACATCCCGGTCTTCGCGTTCAAGCTCAAGGACGGCGCGCAGCCCAACTTCTCGGTATTCGACCTCTCCGAGATGCTCCGTCACCGCGGCTGGCTCGTGCCGGCCTACACCATGCCGGAGAACTGCACTGATCTGGCAGTCCTGCGCATCGTGGTGAAGGAGGGGTTCAGTCGCGACATGGCGAATCTCCTGCTGGAGGATGTCGGGCGCGCCCTCAAGCACTTCGAGGGACAGGGGGTATCGAGGGTCGCGAAGAAGAGCTCCACGGGAAAGGTCCGCTGTTGA
- a CDS encoding DUF3187 family protein — protein sequence MRNALRPLIAVAIFLVCFVIPAPAAAHGYEGFGPFVSRNQNPIYLQNLSLTPRKAEVLPEGTLDVRIDSAYSNLFEKEANAQASLNLDMELWRLAVMASYGFGRGLEAGIQVPMYEMWGGFLDGFIQKFHKFFGFPNGGRDRVPNGEFHYRLDAGGRTAFDFPSVDWGLGDVSIYVKHQLIGQDDDLPAVAWFADLKFPTGRRSRGLGSGSPDFGIGLAMDNTWKRLHGYVNVGWFILGGNEYIDELMYNQMFSYMLAGELSILPSLSLVVQIEGGTPLLHGTGLDQWDGMPMDLVIGFKGEEKDIFGDLGDLTWQVAFAEDITSQGPSVDFTVYMSLGVRFDLKERKRAKGDWLAGKT from the coding sequence ATGCGCAACGCCTTGCGGCCCCTTATCGCAGTCGCGATCTTTCTGGTGTGTTTTGTAATCCCCGCGCCGGCGGCTGCGCACGGATACGAGGGGTTCGGTCCGTTCGTAAGCCGCAATCAGAATCCGATCTATCTGCAGAACTTGTCCCTCACCCCGAGGAAGGCGGAGGTGCTGCCCGAGGGCACGCTGGACGTGCGCATCGACTCCGCATACTCGAACCTCTTTGAGAAGGAGGCGAACGCACAGGCGTCGCTCAACCTAGACATGGAGCTATGGAGGCTGGCGGTGATGGCGAGCTATGGCTTCGGCAGGGGGCTTGAGGCGGGGATACAGGTCCCGATGTACGAGATGTGGGGCGGATTCCTTGACGGTTTCATTCAAAAATTTCACAAATTCTTCGGGTTCCCCAACGGCGGCAGGGATCGCGTGCCCAACGGCGAGTTTCATTACAGGCTCGATGCGGGCGGGAGGACGGCTTTCGATTTTCCATCGGTCGACTGGGGGCTGGGGGATGTTTCGATCTACGTGAAACATCAGCTCATCGGTCAGGATGACGACCTGCCCGCCGTCGCCTGGTTCGCGGATCTGAAATTTCCGACCGGCAGGCGGAGCCGCGGCCTCGGCAGCGGAAGCCCCGACTTCGGCATAGGGCTCGCCATGGACAATACGTGGAAGAGGCTGCACGGATATGTGAACGTGGGTTGGTTTATCCTCGGCGGAAACGAGTACATCGACGAGCTTATGTACAATCAGATGTTCTCTTATATGCTCGCGGGCGAGCTGTCGATCCTGCCCTCCCTTTCGTTAGTGGTCCAGATAGAAGGCGGCACGCCGCTGCTCCATGGCACGGGACTCGATCAATGGGACGGGATGCCGATGGACCTGGTGATCGGGTTCAAGGGGGAGGAGAAGGACATCTTCGGCGATCTGGGCGATCTCACCTGGCAGGTCGCGTTCGCGGAGGATATAACGAGCCAAGGGCCCTCGGTCGATTTTACGGTGTACATGTCGCTCGGGGTGCGGTTCGACCTCAAGGAGCGGAAGAGGGCGAAGGGCGACTGGCTGGCCGGTAAGACGTGA
- a CDS encoding PilZ domain-containing protein, which yields MAKMQKKSVRTMLEGAQPFFYMMKSDGYEKLRLLEVRDDSIVIELPKGAPMRRTMLGIITFADGSGVLEVDGRVEAEPGAEAGSIRLALDASRLNKMERRAFPRISFAPPLEASARAQGSATGIPVRIVNLSAGGLRVESAEKLPPDKPISFRMEIEIDDEVHELSPEGRIVYEIPIEGGHSYGVSFGHGAKSVQLGDDDERTVDLINIVNRLLIRE from the coding sequence ATGGCAAAGATGCAAAAAAAGAGCGTCCGCACTATGCTCGAAGGCGCACAGCCGTTTTTCTACATGATGAAGTCGGACGGCTACGAGAAACTCCGGCTCCTGGAGGTGCGCGACGACTCGATAGTGATCGAGCTGCCCAAGGGCGCGCCCATGCGCAGGACCATGCTCGGCATCATCACATTTGCCGACGGGTCGGGCGTGCTGGAGGTCGACGGCAGGGTCGAAGCGGAGCCGGGTGCCGAGGCGGGCAGCATCCGCCTGGCGCTGGATGCATCCAGGTTGAACAAGATGGAGCGCAGGGCCTTTCCGCGAATCTCCTTCGCACCGCCGCTTGAGGCCTCGGCGCGGGCCCAGGGCAGCGCAACCGGGATCCCGGTGAGGATCGTGAACTTGAGCGCCGGCGGGCTCAGGGTCGAATCCGCGGAGAAACTCCCCCCAGACAAGCCGATCTCCTTTCGCATGGAGATCGAGATAGACGACGAGGTGCACGAGCTATCCCCCGAGGGCAGGATAGTCTACGAGATACCGATCGAGGGCGGCCACTCCTACGGCGTCTCGTTCGGCCACGGCGCAAAGAGCGTACAGCTGGGCGACGACGACGAACGCACGGTCGATCTGATCAACATAGTGAACAGGCTGCTGATAAGGGAATAA
- the trxB gene encoding thioredoxin-disulfide reductase, translating into MAEKVIIVGAGAAGLTAAIYAARANLNPVVIEGMQPGGQLTITSDVENFPGFVDPIAGPVLMDSMRRQAERVGVRFMSGEVAKAELAKRPFVLEVEGKRLETMALIIATGASARWLGLPSEKPLYGKGVSACATCDGFFYRGKEVCVVGGGDTAIEEALFLTNFCTMVTVIHRRDELRASRIMRDRAKKNPKIAFAWNSVVEEILDISRGEVTGVRLKDVKTGKKRVLACSGVFIAIGHDPNTKPFKGQLEMDEQGYLVTEKSSMKTSVEGVFAAGDCQDQKYRQAITAAGTGCMAAIDAERFLQEHG; encoded by the coding sequence ATGGCTGAAAAAGTGATAATCGTCGGGGCTGGAGCCGCTGGGCTGACCGCAGCGATATACGCTGCGCGGGCCAATCTGAATCCGGTCGTCATAGAGGGGATGCAGCCGGGCGGACAGCTCACGATCACCTCCGACGTGGAGAATTTTCCCGGTTTCGTCGACCCGATCGCAGGGCCTGTGCTCATGGACTCCATGCGCAGGCAGGCGGAGAGGGTGGGCGTGCGCTTCATGTCGGGAGAGGTCGCAAAGGCCGAGCTTGCGAAGAGGCCGTTCGTCCTCGAGGTCGAGGGCAAACGGCTCGAGACGATGGCGCTGATCATAGCCACCGGAGCCTCCGCGCGCTGGTTGGGGCTTCCCTCGGAGAAGCCGCTCTACGGCAAGGGCGTCTCCGCATGTGCGACCTGCGACGGTTTCTTCTATCGCGGCAAGGAAGTCTGCGTGGTGGGCGGAGGAGACACCGCCATAGAAGAGGCCCTCTTCCTCACGAACTTCTGCACGATGGTCACGGTGATACACCGGCGCGACGAGCTGCGCGCCTCCAGGATCATGCGGGATCGAGCGAAGAAAAATCCAAAGATCGCCTTCGCGTGGAACTCGGTGGTGGAGGAGATACTAGACATCTCCAGGGGCGAGGTCACCGGAGTGAGGCTCAAGGACGTGAAGACGGGCAAGAAGAGGGTGCTCGCGTGTTCCGGCGTCTTCATAGCGATCGGCCACGATCCGAACACGAAGCCGTTCAAAGGCCAGCTTGAGATGGACGAGCAGGGTTATCTCGTCACAGAGAAATCCAGCATGAAGACTTCGGTCGAGGGCGTGTTCGCAGCGGGAGACTGCCAGGACCAGAAGTACCGGCAGGCCATAACTGCTGCGGGCACCGGATGCATGGCTGCGATAGACGCGGAGCGCTTTCTCCAGGAGCACGGCTGA
- a CDS encoding amino acid permease yields MKEQAPKRHYLSVFVLAMMNVAVVMSLRGLPIMAKEGLPMIFFLLFASLLFLVPVSLVSAELATGWPEDGGVYRWVKEAFGADWGFAAIWLQWIQNVIWYPTVLAFAAGALSYLFVDPSLANSKIFNVVVILIVYWGATFINFGGMKASGRLTTAGVLCGTIFPGLLVIALGIVWLAMGKPVAFEATSHSILPDFSNFDNIAFLAGVVLLFAGMEVGAVHVQDLKDPRGQFPKSVFLAMFVIIAIFTLGSLAIAAVLPTQQISLNAGLMQAFRGMLGVFHLGWLLPVLGFLAAFGAIGGVTAWVAGPSKGLLATAKNGDLPPFLQRVNKKGVQTNILWVQGFIVTAITLVYLLMPNVSSAFFLLTALTAILYLIMYILLYSAAIALRFKRPDVPRTYRVPGGNAGMVIVAGLGMLAAAFAIVVGFFPPSQLSVGSPVFYVAFLAAGTLLFIAAPFIIHRFKKPGWSQK; encoded by the coding sequence ATGAAAGAACAAGCCCCGAAGAGGCATTACCTGAGCGTGTTCGTGCTCGCGATGATGAACGTGGCCGTGGTCATGAGCCTGCGCGGCCTGCCCATCATGGCGAAGGAAGGTCTGCCGATGATCTTCTTCCTGCTCTTCGCCTCTCTGCTCTTTCTCGTGCCGGTATCTCTCGTCTCCGCGGAGCTCGCCACTGGTTGGCCCGAGGATGGCGGCGTGTACCGCTGGGTGAAGGAGGCATTCGGCGCCGACTGGGGATTCGCCGCGATATGGTTGCAGTGGATACAGAACGTGATCTGGTACCCGACCGTGCTCGCGTTCGCGGCCGGCGCGCTCTCTTATCTCTTCGTGGATCCGTCGCTCGCCAACAGCAAGATCTTCAACGTCGTCGTGATACTCATAGTCTATTGGGGCGCCACGTTCATAAATTTCGGCGGCATGAAGGCGTCGGGCAGGCTCACGACGGCCGGAGTGCTCTGTGGCACGATCTTTCCCGGTTTGCTCGTCATCGCGCTTGGCATCGTATGGCTCGCCATGGGTAAACCGGTGGCGTTTGAGGCCACGAGCCACAGCATCCTGCCGGACTTCAGCAACTTCGATAACATCGCGTTCCTCGCCGGGGTCGTGCTCCTCTTCGCGGGCATGGAGGTGGGCGCAGTGCACGTGCAGGATCTGAAGGACCCTAGGGGACAGTTTCCGAAGTCCGTCTTTCTTGCGATGTTTGTCATCATAGCGATCTTCACGCTGGGCTCCCTCGCGATCGCGGCTGTCCTGCCGACGCAGCAGATCAGCCTCAACGCCGGCCTCATGCAGGCCTTTCGCGGGATGCTGGGCGTCTTCCATCTGGGATGGCTCCTGCCGGTGCTCGGTTTTCTCGCCGCCTTCGGCGCGATAGGCGGGGTCACCGCGTGGGTGGCAGGCCCCTCGAAGGGCCTCTTGGCGACCGCCAAGAACGGCGATCTGCCGCCGTTTTTGCAGCGCGTGAACAAGAAAGGCGTTCAGACGAATATCCTCTGGGTGCAGGGCTTCATCGTGACGGCCATCACGCTCGTCTACCTGCTCATGCCCAACGTGAGCAGCGCCTTTTTCCTCCTCACCGCACTCACGGCGATCCTCTATCTCATCATGTACATCCTGCTCTACAGCGCTGCGATCGCGCTCAGGTTCAAGAGGCCGGATGTCCCCAGGACGTACAGGGTGCCTGGCGGAAACGCCGGCATGGTGATCGTGGCCGGCCTCGGAATGCTGGCTGCCGCCTTCGCCATCGTCGTCGGCTTCTTCCCGCCCTCGCAGCTCTCCGTGGGGAGCCCGGTATTCTACGTGGCGTTTCTGGCGGCGGGCACGTTGCTGTTCATCGCCGCGCCTTTTATCATCCACCGGTTCAAGAAGCCGGGGTGGTCGCAGAAATGA
- a CDS encoding orotidine 5'-phosphate decarboxylase / HUMPS family protein produces the protein MIISQPRSIIPACDVEAEQYEALLKATADLPGIGGYKLGFALSLSIGLPRAVEIARRYTHKPLIYDHQKAGSDIPDTGKVFARICREAGINAVIIFPHAGPETERAWIDYARNEDLGVIVGGLMTHKKFVRSEGGFIADEAIVELYEKAAGLGVNDYVVPGNNPTAIRKIRAMLERERAHPVFYSPGFVSQGGELSAAIDAAGANYHPIVGRAIYNAPDMRKAAQDFCNQLVEASGDSITLGE, from the coding sequence ATGATCATATCCCAGCCAAGGAGCATAATTCCCGCGTGCGACGTAGAGGCGGAGCAGTACGAGGCCCTTCTCAAGGCCACCGCCGACCTCCCCGGCATAGGAGGCTATAAGCTGGGCTTCGCGCTCTCGCTCTCCATAGGGCTGCCGCGCGCGGTCGAGATCGCCAGGCGCTATACGCACAAACCGCTCATCTACGACCACCAGAAGGCGGGGAGCGACATACCGGATACGGGCAAGGTCTTCGCCCGCATCTGCAGGGAGGCCGGTATAAACGCGGTGATCATCTTCCCGCACGCTGGCCCCGAGACCGAGCGCGCATGGATCGACTACGCCCGCAACGAGGACCTGGGCGTAATAGTGGGCGGTCTCATGACGCACAAGAAGTTCGTGCGCAGCGAGGGCGGGTTCATCGCCGACGAGGCGATCGTCGAGCTGTACGAGAAAGCGGCGGGGCTGGGCGTCAACGACTACGTGGTCCCGGGCAACAACCCGACCGCGATCCGCAAGATCCGCGCGATGCTCGAGCGCGAGAGGGCGCACCCCGTGTTCTATTCGCCTGGGTTCGTCTCCCAGGGTGGGGAGCTCTCGGCCGCCATCGACGCTGCCGGCGCCAACTACCACCCGATCGTTGGCCGCGCGATATACAACGCGCCCGATATGCGAAAGGCTGCACAGGATTTCTGCAACCAACTCGTTGAAGCCAGCGGCGACTCGATCACCTTGGGCGAATGA
- a CDS encoding YifB family Mg chelatase-like AAA ATPase gives MLSHVYSAALCGVEAQIVKVEVDLRTQGLPGWNMIGLLEAAVREARDRVGSAIRNSGFSLPNRKTIVSLAPADLKKVGAHYDLAIAASLLSAVGVLTPKDGRRYLIAGELSLTGKILPVRGSLLMAIAAKEAGLDGVIVPSENTWEASLASGIQVAGVRDLAHAVRFMNGEEPAEIIVSGQVEAAPQSALIDMSEVRGQPMAKRALEIAAAGNHNAALVGPPGTGKTMLAERLPTILPPLTEIEALEVLKIQSWHGLLAARASLPTERPFRSPHHSASYAGIIGGGIGGTARLGEISLAHNGVLFLDEMAEFRRDVLEVLRQPIESACVRIVRAGVSLTYPARFMLVAAFNPCPCGYYGHPSKPCNCSIAQIRKYRSKISGPLLDRIDLHIEVGPPPHESLLGFMSEEGSAEIKARVLAARRMQAARFGNAQMQNSGISGRSIQKYCKLGSAQGAFLKAAAGKSHLTARAFHRVIKVARTIADLELSKDIEVSHLAEALQFRSAMEEM, from the coding sequence ATGCTCTCCCACGTCTATTCGGCAGCGCTGTGCGGAGTGGAGGCGCAGATCGTCAAGGTCGAGGTCGATCTCCGCACCCAGGGCCTGCCCGGCTGGAACATGATCGGGCTCCTGGAGGCCGCAGTCCGCGAGGCGCGCGACCGCGTGGGGAGCGCGATAAGGAACTCCGGCTTCAGCCTGCCCAACCGAAAGACCATAGTCAGTCTCGCCCCCGCCGATCTCAAAAAGGTGGGCGCACACTATGACCTGGCGATCGCGGCAAGCCTGCTCTCCGCGGTCGGCGTCCTGACCCCCAAGGACGGCCGGCGCTATCTGATCGCAGGCGAACTTTCGCTCACCGGCAAGATACTCCCTGTCCGCGGCTCGCTGCTCATGGCGATCGCGGCGAAGGAGGCAGGTCTCGACGGGGTGATCGTGCCCTCCGAGAACACATGGGAGGCCTCTCTCGCGAGCGGCATCCAGGTCGCCGGCGTGCGCGACCTGGCGCATGCGGTGAGATTCATGAACGGCGAGGAACCTGCGGAAATTATTGTGTCCGGCCAAGTTGAGGCCGCGCCGCAGAGCGCGCTCATCGACATGAGCGAGGTCAGGGGCCAGCCCATGGCGAAGCGCGCCCTGGAGATAGCCGCTGCGGGCAACCACAACGCCGCCCTCGTGGGCCCGCCGGGCACAGGCAAGACCATGCTCGCGGAGAGGCTGCCTACCATACTCCCGCCGCTCACGGAGATCGAGGCGCTGGAGGTGCTCAAGATCCAGAGCTGGCACGGGCTGCTCGCGGCCCGCGCCTCGCTCCCCACGGAGCGACCCTTCCGCTCCCCGCACCATTCGGCATCGTACGCCGGCATAATCGGCGGCGGGATCGGAGGGACCGCGCGGCTGGGCGAGATATCGCTGGCGCACAACGGGGTCCTCTTCCTGGACGAGATGGCGGAATTCAGGCGCGACGTGCTCGAGGTCCTGCGCCAGCCTATCGAATCCGCATGCGTGCGCATCGTGCGCGCCGGGGTGAGCCTCACCTATCCGGCCCGGTTCATGCTCGTGGCGGCGTTCAACCCCTGCCCCTGCGGATATTACGGCCATCCTTCCAAACCCTGCAACTGCAGCATCGCGCAGATCAGAAAGTACCGCTCCAAGATCTCCGGCCCTCTCCTCGATCGCATCGACCTGCACATCGAGGTCGGCCCTCCCCCTCACGAGTCGCTGCTCGGCTTCATGTCGGAGGAGGGATCGGCCGAGATCAAGGCCAGGGTGCTCGCAGCCAGGCGCATGCAGGCCGCGCGCTTCGGGAATGCACAGATGCAGAACTCGGGCATCAGCGGCCGCTCGATACAAAAATACTGCAAGCTAGGGAGCGCGCAGGGGGCCTTCCTCAAGGCCGCCGCGGGGAAATCCCACCTCACCGCCAGGGCATTTCACCGGGTGATAAAGGTCGCGCGCACGATAGCGGATCTCGAACTCTCGAAGGATATCGAAGTCTCGCACCTCGCCGAGGCGCTGCAGTTCCGCTCCGCTATGGAAGAGATGTGA
- a CDS encoding single-stranded DNA-binding protein has protein sequence MASVNKVILIGNLGADPEKRVTGSGQVVTNFNIATTERWNDKSGQKQERTEWHRIVVWGQQAENCAQYLSKGRPVYIEGNLRTRQWDDKEGIKRYTTEVIAQRVQFLGSPTGEKRDTTNSAPSDAGNTGSFDPGNGPDDVPF, from the coding sequence ATGGCGAGCGTAAACAAAGTGATACTCATCGGTAACCTGGGGGCAGACCCGGAGAAGCGCGTGACAGGCTCAGGCCAGGTGGTGACCAACTTCAACATCGCCACCACGGAGCGCTGGAACGACAAGAGCGGACAAAAACAGGAGCGGACCGAGTGGCATCGCATAGTGGTCTGGGGACAGCAGGCCGAGAACTGCGCCCAGTACCTCTCCAAGGGCCGACCCGTCTATATCGAGGGGAACCTGCGCACCCGCCAATGGGATGACAAAGAGGGGATCAAACGCTACACGACCGAGGTGATCGCGCAGCGAGTCCAATTCCTGGGTTCGCCCACAGGTGAGAAGAGAGATACGACGAACAGCGCACCGTCGGACGCCGGCAACACCGGATCATTCGACCCGGGCAACGGACCGGATGACGTTCCATTCTGA
- the hpt gene encoding hypoxanthine phosphoribosyltransferase, with protein sequence MAEKKIDVLISEEQIARRIDELAREIDRDYESGEMVVVGVLKGSFIFMSDLVRRTKRPLACDFVRVSSYDHDKSTGVVRMEFDMTQPVEGKHVLLVEDIVDSGRTLRHLIAHLKTKDPASLKVAALLYKEMGTDSRKLIDYLGFEVTNRFVIGYGLDSMGLYRSLPYVGAFKE encoded by the coding sequence ATGGCTGAGAAGAAGATAGACGTTCTCATCAGCGAGGAGCAGATCGCGCGACGCATCGACGAGCTCGCGCGCGAGATCGATCGCGATTACGAATCCGGCGAGATGGTGGTGGTGGGCGTGCTCAAGGGCTCCTTCATCTTCATGTCGGATCTGGTGCGCAGGACAAAGAGGCCGCTGGCCTGCGACTTCGTCAGGGTCTCAAGCTACGACCACGACAAGAGCACCGGCGTCGTGCGCATGGAGTTCGACATGACCCAGCCGGTCGAGGGCAAACACGTGTTGCTCGTCGAGGACATAGTGGACTCGGGCAGGACGCTCAGACACCTCATCGCGCATCTTAAGACCAAGGACCCCGCATCCCTCAAGGTCGCCGCTCTCCTGTACAAGGAGATGGGGACCGATTCCCGCAAGTTGATCGATTATCTCGGCTTCGAGGTCACGAACCGCTTCGTGATAGGCTACGGCCTTGACTCCATGGGCCTCTACCGCTCCCTGCCTTACGTTGGCGCGTTCAAGGAATAA